From Halostella salina, one genomic window encodes:
- a CDS encoding transcriptional regulator — MSRSALVGNVTAMLEDAGFTVSDRCAIRPKSFDIAARRGEDLVLLKILANIDAFDGATGAEMRRLGTYLNGTPMVVGLRTRDEELEPDVVYFRHGVPVMSPDTAMNLFVEEVPPLIYAAPGGLYVNIDSDVLADEREEKGWSLGQLASELGVSRRTVSKYEDGMNASVEVAMELEEMFDAPLTSPVSVLDGAEEVHDADPTPDDPEADPDDERIVAVMTRAGFDVHPTLRAPFKAVSEDDDESEETVLTGHSEFTRTAEKRARIMGSLGRVTRTRSVYFVDSAKRDSVEGTAIIERDEVEDIRDADTLRDLIRERSDGEPA; from the coding sequence ATGTCCCGGTCCGCTCTGGTCGGCAACGTCACGGCCATGCTCGAGGACGCCGGCTTCACGGTGAGCGACCGGTGTGCGATCCGGCCGAAGAGCTTCGACATCGCCGCGCGCCGCGGCGAGGACCTCGTGTTGCTGAAGATCCTCGCCAACATCGACGCGTTCGACGGCGCGACCGGCGCGGAGATGCGCCGGCTCGGCACGTATCTCAACGGCACACCGATGGTCGTCGGCCTGCGCACCCGCGACGAGGAACTGGAGCCGGACGTGGTGTACTTCCGCCACGGCGTCCCGGTGATGAGCCCGGACACCGCGATGAACCTGTTCGTCGAGGAGGTGCCGCCGCTCATCTACGCCGCGCCCGGCGGCCTCTACGTCAACATCGACAGCGACGTGCTCGCCGACGAGCGCGAGGAGAAGGGGTGGAGCCTCGGCCAGCTGGCCTCCGAACTCGGCGTCTCTAGGCGCACCGTCTCGAAGTACGAGGACGGCATGAACGCCTCCGTCGAGGTCGCCATGGAGTTAGAGGAGATGTTCGACGCGCCGCTGACCAGCCCCGTCTCCGTCCTCGACGGGGCCGAGGAGGTCCACGATGCCGACCCCACGCCCGACGACCCCGAAGCCGACCCCGACGACGAGCGCATCGTCGCCGTCATGACCCGTGCCGGCTTCGACGTGCACCCGACGCTGCGCGCGCCGTTCAAGGCCGTCAGCGAGGACGACGACGAGAGCGAGGAGACGGTGCTGACGGGCCACTCCGAGTTCACCCGCACCGCCGAGAAGCGCGCCCGGATCATGGGGTCGCTCGGCCGCGTCACCCGGACCCGGTCGGTGTACTTCGTCGACAGCGCCAAGCGCGACTCCGTCGAGGGCACCGCGATCATCGAGCGCGACGAGGTCGAGGACATCAGGGACGCCGACACCCTGCGCGACCTCATCCGCGAGCGCTCCGACGGCGAACCGGCCTGA
- a CDS encoding glutathione S-transferase N-terminal domain-containing protein, with the protein MPNLELYELAGCPYCAKVKDKLDELGLDYESHMVPSSHSERTEVEQVSGQTGVPVLVDSDHGVEGMPESDDIVEYLEETYGDGAA; encoded by the coding sequence ATGCCGAACCTCGAACTGTACGAACTGGCGGGCTGCCCGTACTGCGCGAAAGTCAAGGACAAGCTCGACGAACTCGGGCTGGACTACGAGTCCCACATGGTGCCCAGCTCCCACAGCGAGCGCACCGAAGTCGAGCAGGTGAGCGGTCAGACCGGCGTCCCGGTGCTGGTCGACTCCGACCACGGCGTCGAGGGGATGCCCGAGAGCGACGACATCGTGGAGTACCTCGAAGAGACGTACGGCGACGGCGCGGCGTAG
- a CDS encoding inositol monophosphatase family protein, whose product MDEIERADVAVAAAREGASVAADYFRTDVPVEMKDGKTDVVTRADREAQERVIETIRETFPDATVVGEEDDAPTVVPDDGPAFVVDPIDGTNNFVRDIPIWCTSVAAVVDGEPIAAATVVPPTGDEYIARDGETRFNGEPVTVSDRTDPQASTVCPTLWWGLDRRDEYAAAATGVVERFADLRRYGSAQVSFGYVASGALDGIFSNLQGNPWDTVAGAHLVRQAGGRVTDLEGEHWRHDSTGVVVSNGGIHDELLAVAREADAARE is encoded by the coding sequence ATGGACGAGATCGAACGCGCCGACGTCGCCGTCGCCGCAGCGCGCGAGGGTGCGAGCGTCGCCGCCGACTACTTCCGGACGGACGTGCCCGTCGAGATGAAAGACGGGAAGACCGACGTGGTGACCCGCGCCGACCGCGAGGCACAGGAACGGGTCATCGAGACGATCCGCGAGACGTTCCCCGACGCGACGGTCGTCGGCGAGGAGGACGACGCGCCGACGGTCGTCCCCGACGACGGCCCCGCCTTCGTCGTTGACCCCATCGACGGGACGAACAACTTCGTGCGCGACATCCCGATCTGGTGTACGAGCGTCGCGGCCGTCGTCGACGGCGAGCCGATCGCCGCGGCGACGGTCGTGCCGCCGACGGGCGACGAGTACATCGCCCGGGACGGCGAGACACGGTTCAACGGCGAGCCGGTGACGGTCAGCGACCGGACGGATCCCCAGGCGAGCACGGTCTGCCCGACACTCTGGTGGGGGCTCGACCGCCGCGACGAGTACGCCGCCGCCGCGACCGGCGTGGTCGAGCGCTTCGCCGACCTGCGGCGCTACGGCTCGGCACAGGTCTCCTTCGGCTACGTCGCCTCGGGCGCGCTGGACGGGATCTTCTCGAACCTCCAAGGGAACCCGTGGGACACCGTCGCCGGGGCGCATCTGGTCCGGCAGGCCGGCGGGCGCGTCACCGACCTGGAGGGGGAGCACTGGCGACACGACAGCACGGGCGTCGTCGTGTCGAACGGCGGGATCCACGACGAGTTGCTGGCCGTGGCCCGCGAAGCCGACGCCGCACGCGAGTGA
- a CDS encoding phosphate/phosphite/phosphonate ABC transporter substrate-binding protein: MTDRRKFLKGVGAAGTVAFSAGCIGDLTGGSSGGDSSSITFSLTPAESDVDIQQQYQPLFNYLEDEADVTIESTVAADYAAVLQALKSEQTDVADAAPAIALQAGEQDVAEVAGIRIAYGAAQYFSTITTLPDNDINELADLEGETIAFADALSTSGSLFPLYMLSEAGLDTGNAPNGEPEDFSGQWSDHATARETLINRDPVVAAGTGAFVSTPHVPADQFPERFQEKSAEFDSAGSATDEQEFQLLATSQPIPRAPILARSGLDEDVKGRVIDALLNAEEDDLIEEDAEEQLWFTGLAEGSVDDYQPVQEVIDTLGVELGQ, translated from the coding sequence ATGACAGATCGGCGAAAATTCCTCAAGGGCGTCGGTGCGGCCGGAACGGTCGCGTTCAGTGCTGGCTGTATCGGTGACCTCACGGGCGGCAGCAGCGGGGGCGACTCGAGTTCGATCACGTTCTCGCTCACGCCCGCGGAGTCCGACGTGGACATCCAGCAGCAGTATCAGCCGCTGTTCAACTACCTCGAAGACGAGGCAGACGTCACGATCGAATCCACAGTCGCGGCCGACTACGCCGCGGTGCTACAGGCGCTCAAAAGCGAGCAGACCGACGTGGCCGACGCCGCGCCCGCCATCGCGCTGCAGGCCGGCGAGCAGGACGTCGCGGAGGTCGCCGGTATCCGCATCGCGTACGGTGCGGCCCAGTACTTCTCGACGATCACGACGCTGCCGGACAACGACATCAACGAGCTGGCCGACCTGGAGGGCGAGACGATCGCCTTCGCTGACGCGCTGTCGACCAGCGGCTCGCTGTTCCCGCTGTACATGCTGAGCGAGGCCGGGCTGGACACCGGTAACGCCCCCAACGGCGAGCCGGAGGACTTCTCCGGGCAGTGGTCGGACCACGCGACCGCCCGCGAGACGCTCATCAACCGCGACCCGGTCGTCGCCGCTGGCACGGGCGCGTTCGTGTCGACCCCGCACGTTCCGGCGGACCAGTTCCCCGAACGGTTCCAGGAGAAGTCGGCCGAGTTCGACAGTGCGGGCTCCGCGACCGACGAGCAGGAGTTCCAGCTGCTGGCCACGTCACAGCCGATCCCGCGTGCCCCCATCCTCGCCCGCTCCGGACTTGACGAGGACGTGAAAGGGCGCGTCATCGACGCGCTGCTGAACGCCGAGGAGGACGACCTCATCGAAGAGGACGCCGAGGAGCAGCTCTGGTTCACGGGGCTTGCCGAAGGCTCCGTCGACGACTACCAGCCGGTCCAGGAAGTCATCGACACGCTGGGCGTCGAACTCGGGCAGTAA
- a CDS encoding inorganic phosphate transporter, with protein sequence MSAAFPALVGLAALAGLFMAWSLGANSNSPPFAPAVGANAIPTMRAAFLIGVFAALGALTQGGSISETVGTGLIDGVTLSPLAASAGLLTAAVFMTVGVYSGYPIPAAFATSGAVVGVGLSLGGSPAWDTYRRLGAFWLAVPFMSGGIAYLTAKLLRRDDVPDTVGVPLLAGVVAGILANVSLGVIPSPGPQGTLAGFFARLVGAPTAGGVPVAEAATTVAFAVLGYAVIRRRMRASVDAGIRWFLLALGSVVAFSSGGSQVGLATGPLETLARDQLGLPGVALLALGATGILAGAWMGAPRLLQATSREYAQLGLRRSIAALVPGFVIAQLAIALGIPISFNNIIISGVIGGGLAGGSAGVSRSKIGWTVAFWLITLVSSTAVGFALYRVFAAVLGG encoded by the coding sequence ATGAGCGCGGCGTTTCCCGCGCTGGTCGGGCTCGCCGCGCTCGCGGGGCTGTTCATGGCGTGGTCGCTGGGCGCGAACAGCAACTCGCCGCCCTTTGCCCCGGCGGTCGGGGCGAACGCCATCCCGACGATGCGGGCCGCCTTCCTCATCGGCGTGTTCGCCGCGCTCGGCGCGCTCACCCAGGGCGGGAGCATCTCCGAGACGGTCGGGACCGGGCTGATCGACGGCGTGACGCTCTCGCCGCTGGCCGCCTCGGCCGGACTGCTCACCGCCGCGGTGTTCATGACCGTCGGCGTCTACTCCGGCTACCCGATTCCGGCGGCGTTCGCCACCTCCGGCGCGGTCGTCGGCGTCGGCCTGTCGCTGGGCGGGAGCCCGGCATGGGACACGTACCGCCGCCTCGGGGCGTTCTGGCTGGCCGTCCCGTTCATGTCCGGCGGCATCGCCTACCTGACGGCGAAGCTCCTCCGCCGCGACGACGTGCCGGACACGGTGGGCGTCCCCCTGCTCGCCGGCGTCGTCGCCGGCATCCTGGCGAACGTCTCGCTGGGGGTGATCCCGTCGCCCGGCCCGCAGGGAACCCTCGCGGGCTTTTTCGCCCGACTCGTCGGCGCGCCGACCGCCGGCGGCGTCCCGGTCGCCGAGGCGGCCACGACGGTCGCGTTCGCCGTGCTTGGCTACGCGGTCATCCGCCGCCGGATGCGCGCGTCGGTCGACGCCGGGATCCGGTGGTTCCTGCTCGCGCTCGGGAGCGTCGTCGCCTTCTCCAGCGGCGGCAGCCAGGTCGGGCTCGCCACGGGCCCGCTGGAGACGCTCGCGCGGGACCAGCTCGGCCTGCCAGGGGTCGCCCTGCTGGCGCTCGGTGCCACCGGCATCCTCGCCGGGGCGTGGATGGGCGCGCCGCGGCTGCTGCAGGCGACCTCGCGGGAGTACGCGCAACTGGGCCTGCGGCGCTCGATCGCCGCGCTCGTCCCGGGCTTCGTCATCGCCCAGCTTGCCATCGCACTCGGCATCCCCATCTCCTTCAACAACATCATCATCTCGGGGGTGATCGGCGGCGGGCTGGCCGGCGGCTCCGCGGGCGTCTCGCGGTCGAAGATCGGCTGGACCGTCGCGTTCTGGCTGATCACGCTCGTCTCCTCGACGGCGGTCGGCTTCGCGCTGTACCGCGTCTTCGCGGCCGTACTGGGCGGCTAG
- a CDS encoding tRNA(Ile)(2)-agmatinylcytidine synthase codes for MTVVGIDDTDSRERGMCTTYVAREVADRIRGAGGTVERLLLVRLNPAVEHKTRGNAALAVHVDADPETAFAVAREELDAAAETDDPNTNPGLVVAPGDPADVPDDVAAFARDAMRDHHGVADATALADARGYRRAGWKNARGTVGALAAVGAWRAVPEWTYEYISYRRADARGTPREVDLDSVFAAADDAYPDAWDTVDRGEGEAVCVPHTPGPILHGIRGDDPDTVRAVAERIESEPVESTALFHTNQGTDAHLRDAALADASDGRSYRVDGTVADPPETREGGHVFLTLAEGDAELPCAAFEPTKRFRDRVRALRVGDRITACGEVSDGTLKLEKLAVRDLNAIELVTPDCPDCGRSMESAGADQGYRCRDCGTSAPGKVERPVDRDLEPGWYEVPPCARRHIAKPLVRGGFDAPTHPER; via the coding sequence ATGACAGTCGTCGGCATCGACGACACCGACTCCCGCGAGCGCGGGATGTGCACGACGTACGTCGCCCGCGAGGTGGCCGACCGGATCCGCGGGGCCGGCGGGACCGTCGAGCGACTGCTCCTGGTGCGCCTGAACCCCGCAGTCGAGCACAAGACCCGTGGCAACGCCGCGCTCGCCGTCCACGTCGACGCCGACCCCGAGACGGCTTTCGCGGTCGCCCGCGAGGAACTCGACGCCGCGGCCGAGACCGACGACCCGAACACCAACCCCGGCCTCGTCGTCGCGCCCGGCGACCCCGCCGACGTGCCCGACGACGTGGCCGCCTTCGCCCGCGACGCGATGCGGGACCACCACGGAGTGGCGGACGCGACCGCGCTCGCCGACGCCCGTGGCTACCGCCGCGCCGGCTGGAAGAATGCCCGCGGGACGGTCGGCGCGCTGGCCGCCGTCGGCGCGTGGCGGGCGGTCCCCGAGTGGACCTACGAGTACATCTCCTACCGCCGCGCCGACGCACGCGGAACGCCCCGCGAGGTCGACCTCGACTCGGTGTTCGCTGCGGCCGACGACGCCTACCCCGACGCCTGGGACACCGTCGACCGCGGCGAGGGCGAGGCGGTCTGCGTCCCGCACACGCCCGGCCCGATCCTACACGGAATTCGCGGCGACGACCCCGACACGGTGCGTGCGGTCGCCGAGCGGATCGAGAGCGAACCGGTCGAGTCGACGGCGCTGTTCCACACGAACCAGGGGACCGACGCCCACCTCCGGGACGCCGCGCTGGCCGACGCCAGCGACGGTCGCTCGTACCGCGTCGACGGGACGGTCGCCGACCCACCCGAGACCCGCGAGGGCGGCCACGTGTTCCTGACGCTCGCCGAGGGCGACGCCGAACTTCCCTGCGCCGCCTTCGAGCCGACGAAGCGGTTCCGCGACCGCGTCCGCGCGCTCCGCGTCGGCGACCGGATCACCGCCTGCGGCGAGGTGAGCGACGGGACGCTCAAGCTGGAGAAGCTCGCCGTCCGCGACCTGAATGCGATCGAACTCGTCACGCCCGACTGCCCCGACTGCGGCCGATCGATGGAGAGCGCCGGCGCGGACCAGGGCTACCGCTGCCGGGACTGTGGGACGAGCGCGCCCGGCAAGGTCGAGCGGCCGGTCGACCGCGACCTCGAACCGGGCTGGTACGAGGTGCCGCCGTGTGCGCGGCGGCATATTGCGAAACCCTTGGTTCGTGGCGGGTTCGATGCGCCGACCCATCCCGAGCGGTGA
- the phnC gene encoding phosphonate ABC transporter ATP-binding protein — MGTIRVENLSKSYGDVQAIDDVSFSVDDGEFVILLGTSGAGKSTLLRCLNGLTSPTDGRITIDGEEVVGQRNDVAMVFQQHNIIEQMSAYSNALSGSLNRTGFLRSLFQWNDHEDKLEALRALETVGLLEESGQRADSMSGGQQQRVGIARALVQQPTTLLADEPVASLDPASAETVMGYLRTAADERDITTVASLHQVNIAREFGDRFIGLKEGEKVFDGDLDDLTIDAVDRIYGKETSITRENDSEEAVA; from the coding sequence ATGGGAACTATTCGAGTAGAAAACCTGAGCAAGTCTTACGGGGACGTCCAGGCCATCGACGACGTCTCGTTCTCGGTCGACGACGGGGAGTTCGTGATCCTCCTCGGGACCTCCGGCGCGGGAAAGTCGACGCTGTTACGCTGTCTTAACGGTCTCACCTCCCCGACAGACGGCCGAATCACTATCGACGGTGAGGAGGTCGTCGGCCAGCGCAACGACGTCGCGATGGTGTTCCAGCAGCACAACATCATCGAGCAGATGAGCGCGTACTCGAACGCGCTCTCGGGATCGCTGAACCGCACCGGCTTCCTCCGGAGCCTCTTCCAGTGGAACGACCACGAGGACAAGCTTGAGGCGCTTCGAGCGCTGGAGACGGTCGGCCTGCTGGAGGAGTCCGGACAGCGCGCCGACAGCATGAGCGGCGGGCAACAGCAGCGTGTCGGCATCGCCCGGGCGCTGGTCCAGCAGCCGACGACGCTGCTCGCCGACGAGCCGGTCGCGAGCCTCGATCCGGCGAGCGCCGAGACCGTGATGGGCTACCTCCGCACCGCCGCCGACGAGCGCGACATCACGACCGTCGCCAGTCTCCACCAGGTGAACATCGCCCGCGAGTTCGGGGACCGGTTCATCGGGCTGAAAGAGGGCGAGAAGGTGTTCGACGGCGACCTCGACGACCTCACGATCGACGCCGTCGACCGGATCTACGGCAAGGAGACGAGCATTACCCGTGAGAACGACAGCGAGGAGGCGGTAGCATGA
- the phnE gene encoding phosphonate ABC transporter, permease protein PhnE, with the protein MSTDDGSDRGLLAYFGFGTAATEPAEDQLNALKRSRTIRRVLMGIGLVVFGILFQRALSEVGFTIGEIVRYWPEFTAALGQFFPPATYFGIPFIDMGAYWEFIQARNLFQQAIITLSMGFAGTVLGFPGALILGVLGSERVTPFPFNFIFRGIMSTIRAIPALVWALIYIPLGGVTPFTATLAIGTDTMGNLGRLFTDELEEIEDGPIEGIRSTGADGPQTVVFGMLSQVFTPFIAWALYIFEINTRIAVTMGLIGGGGLGYVLLLERQLFHYTNMMATILVILMLVISVEMISQRTRSYLRGGESDSKGFLTLLKEFPQRMAESIWK; encoded by the coding sequence ATGAGCACGGACGACGGGTCGGACCGGGGGCTGCTCGCGTACTTCGGCTTCGGGACCGCCGCCACGGAGCCGGCCGAGGACCAGCTGAACGCGCTCAAGCGCTCCCGGACGATCCGCCGGGTGCTGATGGGCATCGGACTGGTTGTGTTCGGGATCCTCTTCCAGCGGGCGCTGTCGGAGGTCGGTTTCACCATCGGCGAGATCGTTCGGTACTGGCCCGAGTTCACGGCCGCGCTCGGCCAGTTCTTCCCCCCGGCGACGTACTTCGGCATCCCCTTCATCGACATGGGGGCCTACTGGGAGTTCATCCAGGCGCGGAACCTGTTCCAGCAGGCCATCATCACGCTGTCGATGGGCTTTGCCGGGACCGTCCTCGGCTTCCCGGGTGCGCTCATCCTCGGCGTGCTCGGGTCCGAGCGCGTGACGCCGTTCCCCTTTAACTTCATCTTCCGTGGTATCATGTCCACCATCCGCGCCATCCCGGCGCTCGTGTGGGCGCTCATCTACATCCCGCTCGGCGGCGTGACGCCGTTCACGGCGACGCTCGCCATCGGCACCGACACGATGGGGAACCTCGGTCGCCTGTTCACCGACGAACTCGAGGAGATCGAGGACGGCCCGATCGAGGGCATCCGGTCGACGGGTGCCGACGGACCGCAGACGGTCGTGTTCGGGATGCTCTCGCAGGTGTTCACGCCCTTCATCGCGTGGGCGCTGTACATCTTCGAGATCAACACCCGCATCGCCGTCACGATGGGGCTTATCGGCGGCGGCGGCCTGGGGTACGTGCTCCTGCTCGAACGCCAGCTGTTCCACTACACGAACATGATGGCGACCATTCTCGTTATCCTCATGCTCGTCATCTCCGTCGAGATGATCAGCCAGCGCACCCGGTCGTACCTGCGCGGCGGCGAGAGCGACAGCAAGGGGTTCCTGACGCTGCTCAAGGAGTTCCCACAGCGGATGGCCGAGTCGATCTGGAAGTAA
- a CDS encoding universal stress protein, which yields MDSPEVLVAVSNPDHVEQLVRTASDLARVVDGGVRVVSVVVKSHDSPFGVFSDETIIEEYSGDRQAMLDRASGVVPDDVPVDAEMFVARSPEDGLLRAVAELGPTALVLGWHGERRRSGVVLGSSVDAVLRRAACDVYVERIGRIADGVDAVLLPVAGGPHVRPAAAMAKAVAAANDASVTALAVATPEDGSDAAAEWAAGGRAAVEAAPGPSVEVTAAVREADDATDALVTAADEHDLVVFGATRRGTLQARLVGSIPREVAERSGQTVLIARASEAARTGLRGLVAGFRRG from the coding sequence ATGGACAGCCCCGAGGTGCTGGTCGCGGTCAGCAACCCCGACCACGTCGAACAGCTGGTGCGGACCGCGAGCGACCTCGCCCGGGTCGTCGACGGCGGCGTACGGGTCGTCAGCGTCGTCGTCAAGTCCCACGACTCCCCCTTCGGCGTGTTCTCCGACGAGACGATAATCGAGGAGTACTCCGGCGACCGGCAGGCGATGCTCGACCGCGCCTCCGGCGTCGTGCCCGACGACGTGCCCGTCGACGCCGAGATGTTCGTCGCCCGGTCGCCCGAGGACGGACTGCTCCGGGCGGTCGCCGAACTGGGTCCCACCGCGCTGGTCCTGGGGTGGCACGGCGAGCGGCGGCGCTCGGGCGTGGTGCTCGGCAGCAGCGTCGACGCCGTGCTCCGCCGGGCGGCCTGTGACGTGTACGTCGAGCGGATCGGAAGGATCGCCGACGGCGTCGACGCCGTGTTGCTCCCGGTCGCCGGCGGCCCGCACGTCCGCCCGGCAGCGGCCATGGCGAAGGCCGTCGCCGCCGCCAACGACGCGAGCGTGACGGCGCTTGCCGTCGCGACGCCGGAGGACGGGAGCGACGCCGCCGCGGAGTGGGCCGCCGGCGGTCGCGCCGCGGTCGAGGCCGCGCCCGGGCCGTCGGTCGAGGTGACGGCCGCCGTCCGCGAGGCTGACGACGCGACGGATGCGCTGGTGACGGCGGCGGACGAGCACGACCTCGTCGTCTTCGGGGCGACGAGGCGCGGAACGCTGCAGGCGCGGCTGGTCGGGTCGATCCCCCGGGAAGTCGCCGAGCGGAGCGGGCAGACCGTGCTGATCGCCCGCGCCTCGGAGGCCGCACGGACCGGGCTTCGGGGGCTGGTCGCCGGGTTCCGGAGGGGCTGA
- a CDS encoding outer membrane protein assembly factor BamB family protein has product MNRRRFLAAAAVGVTSAFAGCSGTPDPVTTRRDHGDWPLHAHDTTNSNHVPAAVGPGPDPSVEWTRRVTDGRRYGYGAPSPVVADGTLYVGGDGLVALEAATGDHSWRAARSEAVYGPAVTDGAVYAGSVDGGVPRVRAFDRTNGERRWTVTYDEVLGPRFRPVVATDDAVYATLNYGTEGSTTPPHGRLDALADGDRRWSIDLGGNRDPAPAVRGTELYLGGTAGSPACAVDVRRGTVERLLGDPPGRNWTSETPISPQVHAVAASDAVYYGGRDASGRVTPTPPVTLDALEEGAVEWQASLGHQVPPPAVTPESVSVVWASTDDGTVTAHVGRYSHAGDRSWTKRFPNRTVWASPVATANSVYVATAAADGPSDPRLHAFDRAGGTAEWSLSLPSPAATMAVAGGRLFVGSWDGSVMAVG; this is encoded by the coding sequence ATGAACAGACGACGGTTCCTCGCCGCGGCGGCCGTCGGCGTCACGAGCGCCTTCGCCGGGTGTTCGGGAACCCCGGACCCCGTGACGACCCGCCGCGACCACGGCGACTGGCCCCTCCACGCCCACGACACGACCAACAGCAACCACGTCCCCGCAGCCGTCGGCCCGGGGCCCGACCCGTCCGTCGAGTGGACCCGAAGGGTGACGGACGGACGACGATACGGCTACGGCGCTCCCTCGCCGGTCGTCGCGGACGGGACGCTGTACGTCGGCGGCGACGGCCTCGTTGCGCTCGAGGCCGCCACCGGCGACCACTCGTGGCGGGCAGCACGGAGCGAGGCGGTGTACGGGCCAGCGGTCACCGACGGGGCGGTGTACGCCGGCAGCGTCGACGGCGGCGTGCCGCGAGTGCGGGCGTTCGACCGAACGAACGGGGAACGTCGCTGGACGGTCACGTACGACGAGGTGCTCGGCCCGCGGTTCCGCCCGGTCGTCGCCACGGACGACGCCGTGTACGCCACCTTGAACTACGGGACAGAGGGGTCGACGACGCCGCCACACGGGCGACTCGACGCGCTCGCGGACGGCGACCGGCGCTGGTCGATAGACCTGGGCGGGAACCGCGACCCGGCACCCGCGGTCCGGGGGACGGAACTCTACCTCGGCGGAACGGCGGGGTCGCCCGCCTGTGCGGTCGACGTGCGGCGCGGAACCGTAGAGCGGTTGCTCGGCGACCCGCCGGGCCGGAACTGGACGAGCGAAACGCCGATCAGCCCGCAGGTCCACGCCGTCGCCGCGAGCGACGCGGTGTACTACGGCGGCCGGGACGCCTCCGGGCGGGTGACGCCGACGCCGCCGGTCACGCTCGACGCGCTGGAGGAGGGCGCGGTCGAGTGGCAGGCGTCGCTCGGCCACCAGGTGCCGCCGCCGGCCGTGACGCCCGAGTCGGTGTCCGTGGTCTGGGCGAGCACCGACGACGGAACGGTGACGGCGCACGTCGGTCGGTACTCGCACGCCGGCGACCGTTCGTGGACGAAGCGGTTCCCGAACCGCACCGTGTGGGCCTCGCCCGTCGCGACGGCGAACTCGGTGTACGTCGCCACCGCGGCCGCCGACGGCCCCTCCGACCCGCGGTTGCACGCGTTCGACCGCGCCGGCGGGACCGCGGAGTGGTCGCTGTCGCTCCCGTCGCCGGCCGCGACGATGGCCGTCGCCGGTGGCCGGCTGTTCGTCGGTAGCTGGGACGGGTCGGTGATGGCGGTCGGGTAG
- a CDS encoding universal stress protein produces the protein MEPSHVLVPLDGSPLADDALAHALAVHDCRVTVLNVVTPPDAGMSEGGVLEAGAERREAATERAERLVERARNRAEAADRSVETAVESGDPADVVVAYAEDHGVDHIVMGSHGGERSDLARRLLGTVATAVVSEAPVTVTVVR, from the coding sequence ATGGAACCGTCGCACGTCCTCGTCCCGCTGGACGGCTCGCCGCTCGCGGACGACGCGCTGGCCCACGCGCTCGCGGTCCACGACTGCCGGGTCACCGTGCTGAACGTCGTCACGCCGCCGGACGCCGGGATGAGCGAGGGCGGCGTGCTGGAGGCCGGTGCGGAGCGTCGCGAGGCGGCCACGGAGCGCGCCGAGCGCCTCGTCGAGCGTGCCCGAAACCGCGCCGAGGCGGCGGACCGGTCCGTCGAGACGGCCGTCGAGTCGGGCGATCCCGCGGACGTCGTCGTGGCGTACGCCGAGGACCACGGGGTCGACCACATCGTCATGGGGAGCCACGGCGGCGAGCGCAGCGACCTCGCCCGGCGGCTGCTCGGGACGGTCGCGACGGCCGTCGTGAGCGAGGCCCCCGTCACCGTCACTGTCGTCCGCTAG